One window from the genome of Dyadobacter sp. CECT 9275 encodes:
- the recQ gene encoding DNA helicase RecQ: MPVHKSDALKKYFGYDSFRPQQAEIIDNVMADKDCLVLMPTGGGKSICFQIPAILRPGLTVVISPLIALMKDQVEALKGNGIPAAFLNSTLSATEADQIMWQAKLGELKLLYIAPERLFSGNTFDFLRSWNVGLFAIDESHCISSWGHDFRPEYRQLNALKKHFPNIPIIALTATADRVTRRDILKQLGIEHAETFVASFDRPNLNLTVSPGRKRIEQIRRFISKHENKAGIIYCLSRKGTETVATSLKNAGFKAEYYHAGMGAEQRSKVQEQFLKDDIQIIVATIAFGMGIDKSNVRWIIHYNLPSNVESFYQEIGRAGRDGSPADTVLFYSYMDIITRQDMINQTEQPEIQKEVLHAKLNRMKQYAEADICRRRILLSYFNEAVDQDCGNCDVCRNPRTRFDATIIAQKALSGIARTDQKVAMGMLIDILRGSRNRNILQHGYDRLPTFGVGADLRAEEWAEYIIQLLNSGVIDIAYDEAHAFKLNPVSRQVLKGERSVELVKFIPLSERKAKEELIPQEKPKQEIVRDALFERLRLLRKQMADAMAVPPYVIFSDATLSEMAQKRPVSEAQMKTVSGIGAEKYRRYGEVFINEILSFDKVNPPAKTRLAKGMTYTETLELFTEGYSVKVIAEKRGLSTVTILSHLIKLKDDGHEINLKALIDDQSYQTITKAAQEMNIRKDDALKPLFELLNEQFDYGQIRLALVIMEEGYH; this comes from the coding sequence CCGCAGCAGGCCGAAATTATTGACAATGTTATGGCGGATAAGGATTGCCTGGTACTGATGCCGACGGGAGGGGGAAAATCCATCTGTTTTCAGATACCGGCCATTCTGCGCCCCGGGCTGACCGTCGTTATTTCTCCGCTGATCGCCCTGATGAAAGATCAGGTGGAAGCACTGAAAGGCAATGGGATTCCTGCCGCATTTCTTAACAGTACTTTATCCGCCACCGAAGCCGATCAGATTATGTGGCAGGCAAAACTCGGCGAACTCAAATTACTCTATATCGCTCCGGAACGGTTGTTCTCCGGAAATACTTTTGATTTCCTCCGAAGCTGGAACGTGGGCCTCTTCGCCATTGATGAATCACATTGTATTTCTTCCTGGGGACACGACTTCCGACCGGAATATCGCCAGCTGAATGCGCTGAAAAAACATTTTCCCAATATTCCCATCATCGCGCTCACTGCCACTGCCGACAGAGTCACACGCCGCGACATCCTGAAACAACTTGGTATTGAACATGCTGAAACTTTTGTGGCCAGCTTTGACCGGCCCAATCTTAACCTGACGGTATCTCCCGGCAGAAAAAGGATTGAACAGATCAGGCGTTTTATTTCCAAGCACGAAAATAAGGCGGGTATTATTTATTGCCTGAGCCGCAAGGGGACCGAAACGGTAGCTACCAGTTTGAAAAACGCGGGATTTAAGGCTGAATATTATCACGCCGGGATGGGAGCAGAACAGCGGTCCAAAGTACAGGAGCAATTTTTAAAAGATGATATCCAGATCATCGTCGCCACAATTGCTTTTGGAATGGGTATTGATAAATCCAACGTGCGGTGGATCATTCATTACAATCTGCCTTCCAATGTCGAAAGCTTCTACCAGGAAATAGGGCGGGCGGGGCGAGACGGGTCTCCGGCAGATACTGTATTATTTTACAGTTACATGGACATCATCACCAGGCAGGATATGATCAACCAAACGGAACAGCCTGAAATTCAGAAAGAAGTGCTGCATGCAAAACTCAACCGGATGAAGCAATATGCCGAAGCGGATATTTGCCGCCGCAGGATATTGTTAAGTTATTTCAACGAAGCCGTTGACCAGGACTGTGGAAATTGTGATGTATGCCGCAATCCCAGAACCCGTTTTGACGCCACGATCATTGCACAAAAAGCACTTTCGGGAATTGCCCGGACAGACCAGAAAGTAGCGATGGGTATGCTGATCGATATTTTAAGAGGAAGCCGCAACCGTAATATTCTTCAGCATGGCTATGACCGGCTGCCGACCTTCGGCGTAGGCGCAGACCTGCGTGCAGAAGAGTGGGCCGAATACATCATCCAGCTACTGAACTCCGGAGTGATAGATATTGCCTATGATGAGGCACATGCCTTTAAATTAAACCCGGTAAGCCGCCAGGTGCTGAAAGGCGAGCGCAGCGTGGAGCTTGTGAAATTCATCCCGCTGTCGGAACGGAAAGCGAAGGAAGAATTAATTCCACAGGAAAAACCGAAGCAGGAAATTGTCAGAGATGCCCTTTTTGAGCGGCTGAGGTTATTGAGAAAACAAATGGCAGACGCCATGGCTGTTCCCCCCTACGTAATTTTCAGCGACGCTACCCTGTCCGAAATGGCCCAAAAGCGCCCTGTTTCCGAAGCGCAGATGAAAACTGTTTCAGGTATAGGTGCTGAAAAATACCGGCGGTACGGGGAAGTCTTTATCAATGAGATATTATCGTTTGACAAAGTTAACCCACCCGCAAAAACCAGGCTGGCAAAAGGCATGACTTACACCGAAACCCTGGAATTATTTACAGAAGGCTATTCGGTGAAGGTAATTGCTGAAAAACGTGGACTAAGTACAGTTACCATACTCTCACATTTGATAAAGCTCAAAGACGATGGCCACGAGATAAACCTGAAAGCACTGATAGACGACCAATCGTATCAGACCATCACAAAAGCTGCACAGGAAATGAACATCCGCAAAGACGATGCCTTAAAGCCTTTGTTTGAATTACTAAACGAGCAGTTCGACTACGGCCAGATAAGGCTGGCACTGGTGATCATGGAGGAAGGTTATCACTAA
- a CDS encoding RidA family protein has protein sequence MPRQNILSGSPWEDKMGYCRAVRIGNIVEVAGTVAIVDGEKVRADDAYAQTNNIIERIAKVLEDAGVSLSDVIRTRIFTTDINYFDDIARAHGDYFRDIKPTTGIYEISKLVSPDYLVEIEFTAVVA, from the coding sequence ATGCCAAGACAAAATATCCTTTCCGGCTCTCCCTGGGAAGACAAAATGGGTTACTGCCGTGCAGTAAGGATCGGTAATATTGTGGAAGTAGCCGGAACCGTAGCCATTGTGGACGGTGAAAAAGTGAGAGCCGACGACGCCTACGCACAAACCAACAACATTATTGAGCGGATTGCCAAGGTACTGGAAGATGCGGGTGTAAGCCTGAGTGATGTGATCCGTACGAGGATTTTCACAACGGATATCAACTACTTTGATGATATCGCCCGGGCACACGGTGATTATTTCCGTGATATAAAACCCACAACGGGTATATACGAAATCAGCAAGCTTGTTTCGCCTGATTACCTGGTAGAGATTGAGTTCACAGCTGTGGTTGCGTAA
- a CDS encoding aspartate-semialdehyde dehydrogenase, with product MKIAVVGATGLVGSEILKVLEERNFPVTELLAVASERSVGKEVTFKGKQIKVIGFEDAIAAKPEIAIFSAGGGTSLELAPQFAAAGITVIDNSSAWRMDVTKKLVVPEINAKTLTKEDKIIANPNCSTIQMVVVLNPLHEKYKVKRVVVSTYQSVTGTGKAAVDQLFSERVGDHSKSKVYPHQIDLNVLPHIDSFLDNGYTKEEMKMTNETKKIIGDDSIAVTATTVRIPTIGGHSEAVNIEFENEFDLEEVRQILREAEGVVIQDDPKNFLYPMPLTAHGKDETFVGRIRRDESQPKTLNLWIVADNLRKGAATNAVQIAEYLVKHELVAVPQEA from the coding sequence ATGAAAATCGCAGTAGTAGGCGCTACCGGTCTGGTAGGCAGCGAAATCCTCAAAGTGCTCGAAGAGCGTAATTTCCCGGTGACGGAATTGTTGGCCGTTGCATCTGAAAGATCTGTTGGTAAGGAAGTTACATTCAAGGGTAAACAGATAAAGGTGATCGGCTTTGAAGATGCTATTGCTGCAAAACCTGAGATTGCGATCTTCTCCGCTGGCGGAGGTACCTCTCTGGAACTTGCTCCTCAGTTTGCCGCTGCAGGAATTACGGTTATAGATAACTCATCGGCTTGGCGGATGGACGTTACCAAAAAGCTGGTAGTACCCGAAATCAACGCCAAAACTTTAACCAAGGAAGACAAGATCATTGCAAATCCTAACTGCTCAACCATCCAGATGGTGGTTGTACTGAATCCTTTGCATGAAAAATATAAAGTGAAACGTGTGGTGGTATCCACCTACCAGTCAGTAACCGGAACGGGAAAAGCGGCTGTGGATCAGTTATTTTCGGAGCGTGTGGGAGATCACAGCAAATCCAAAGTATATCCGCATCAGATTGACCTGAACGTACTGCCACATATTGACTCTTTCCTGGATAACGGTTATACCAAAGAAGAAATGAAGATGACCAATGAAACCAAAAAGATCATTGGTGACGATAGTATTGCAGTGACCGCCACAACGGTTAGAATTCCTACGATCGGAGGTCATTCTGAGGCAGTTAATATTGAGTTCGAAAACGAGTTTGACCTGGAAGAGGTTCGTCAGATACTGAGAGAGGCTGAAGGTGTTGTTATTCAGGACGACCCTAAGAATTTCCTGTATCCAATGCCGCTCACAGCTCACGGCAAGGACGAAACTTTTGTAGGACGCATCCGTCGGGATGAATCCCAGCCTAAAACTTTAAATCTGTGGATCGTTGCGGATAACCTTCGCAAAGGTGCCGCCACCAATGCTGTCCAGATTGCCGAGTATCTGGTAAAACATGAACTGGTTGCAGTACCTCAGGAGGCTTAA
- a CDS encoding NADH-quinone oxidoreductase subunit D translates to MSNKIQYEYRPEHMAVSVPTKYKPENLRTEEMVLNIGPQHPSTHGVLRLEVVTDGEVIVDVVPHLGYLHRCFEKHAEALPFNQIIPYVDRLDYVAAMNSEHAYVMGVERMLGIENDIPKRIEYIRVVTAELNRLASHFVALGSYAMDIGAYTPFLWMMRDREQILRLLEWICGARMLYNYIWIGGLFYDLPVGFEERCLEFIQYLKPKLDELQQLVIDNKIFIQRTANVGVLPLPVAINYGCTGPMLRGSGLRYDLRKVDGYSVYPDIDFEVPIGEGKMGKTGDCWDRTWVRVVECRESVKIIEQSLQQLMGNYKRTSDFDPQAMVPKKIRPKAMDFYVRAENPKGELGFFFRTDGRSDIPVRCKARACSFNNLSAIGELSKGALIADLVAIIGSIDMVMGEVDR, encoded by the coding sequence ATGAGTAATAAAATCCAATACGAGTACCGCCCGGAACATATGGCGGTTTCGGTACCTACCAAATATAAGCCGGAAAATCTCAGGACCGAAGAAATGGTACTGAACATAGGACCGCAGCATCCTTCCACGCACGGTGTACTGCGGCTGGAGGTGGTTACGGACGGAGAGGTGATTGTGGATGTGGTACCGCACCTGGGATATTTGCACCGATGTTTTGAGAAACACGCGGAGGCGTTGCCTTTTAATCAGATCATCCCCTATGTGGATCGTCTGGATTATGTAGCTGCCATGAATTCGGAGCATGCATATGTAATGGGCGTGGAACGTATGCTGGGGATTGAAAATGATATTCCGAAACGGATTGAATATATTCGGGTAGTAACGGCGGAACTCAACAGGCTGGCTTCTCACTTTGTGGCACTGGGATCTTATGCCATGGATATCGGGGCCTACACGCCATTCCTTTGGATGATGCGTGACCGTGAGCAGATCCTGCGCCTGCTGGAATGGATTTGCGGTGCGCGGATGCTTTATAATTATATCTGGATTGGCGGGTTATTTTATGATCTGCCCGTAGGTTTTGAAGAGCGCTGCCTTGAGTTTATACAATACCTCAAACCCAAGCTGGACGAATTGCAGCAGCTTGTAATAGACAATAAAATATTTATCCAAAGAACGGCCAATGTTGGCGTTTTGCCATTGCCGGTTGCCATTAATTACGGTTGTACGGGCCCCATGCTCCGGGGTTCAGGGCTGAGATATGACCTTCGGAAAGTAGACGGTTACTCGGTATACCCAGATATTGATTTTGAAGTACCCATTGGCGAAGGAAAAATGGGGAAAACCGGTGACTGCTGGGACCGTACCTGGGTACGTGTTGTGGAATGTCGGGAATCTGTAAAAATCATAGAACAAAGCCTGCAACAGCTGATGGGAAATTATAAAAGAACTTCCGATTTTGATCCGCAGGCAATGGTTCCCAAAAAGATACGCCCCAAAGCCATGGATTTTTATGTCCGGGCCGAAAACCCTAAAGGAGAACTGGGCTTTTTCTTCCGCACCGACGGCCGCTCGGATATCCCTGTGCGATGCAAGGCCCGGGCGTGCTCCTTTAATAACCTTTCGGCCATCGGAGAACTTTCCAAAGGAGCCTTAATTGCCGACCTGGTCGCCATTATTGGATCCATTGATATGGTCATGGGAGAAGTAGACCGATAA
- a CDS encoding glycoside hydrolase family 10 protein: protein MSLFSLCGCKAQSADVESDAPPKREFRAVWIATVDNIDWPSSKNLMPDEQREEFSNLLDFHKKNGMNAVFVQVRAAGDAFYAKSAEPWSEWLTGLQGRQPSPLWDPMDFMIRESHRRGLEFHAWLNLNRLVHKSAKSISSENISRKHPEWILSYDGYKLFNFGIPEVRQFITDVTVNVAKNYDIDGIHFDDYFYPYAVAGEVIHDEEAFSKYGQDFESKADWRRHNINMLVKQIHDALQEVKPKLKFGISPFGVWRNKDSDAEGSKTYGALASYDDLFADSRKWAKEGWVDYIAPQLYFSSGFARVPYRNMVDWWIENSYGRHFYVGLGAYRVGYKEKDKTWANPSELPNQIRYLRENESDGAIFFSSRSLKNNSLGFVDSLRTELFRYPALVPTMPWKDRIAPLSPKNLKATLLPQGLELFWEKPDPASDGESAWYYVIYRFAPDEKPTAHDPRNIVALCYEGEHFVDATVQNGKRYVYYITAVDRLHNEGRPVGPLKVEIQDQKVIRF, encoded by the coding sequence TTGAGTTTATTTTCTCTTTGCGGTTGTAAGGCTCAGAGCGCGGACGTTGAAAGTGATGCTCCCCCTAAAAGGGAATTCAGAGCCGTCTGGATTGCCACTGTCGATAACATCGATTGGCCGAGCAGTAAAAATCTTATGCCGGACGAACAGCGGGAAGAATTTTCGAATCTGCTGGACTTTCATAAAAAAAACGGTATGAACGCAGTTTTTGTCCAGGTAAGAGCGGCCGGAGACGCATTTTATGCTAAAAGTGCTGAACCATGGTCTGAATGGCTCACCGGGTTGCAGGGCCGCCAGCCAAGCCCTTTATGGGACCCGATGGACTTCATGATCAGGGAGTCACACAGAAGAGGCCTTGAATTCCACGCCTGGCTTAACCTCAACAGGCTGGTTCACAAATCGGCAAAGAGTATCTCCTCCGAAAATATCAGCCGCAAACATCCTGAATGGATACTGAGTTATGATGGTTATAAGCTGTTCAACTTCGGAATACCGGAGGTAAGGCAGTTTATTACGGATGTGACGGTCAATGTGGCAAAAAATTATGATATCGACGGAATTCATTTTGACGATTATTTTTATCCTTATGCAGTGGCCGGAGAGGTAATCCACGACGAGGAGGCTTTTAGCAAATACGGGCAGGATTTTGAAAGCAAGGCAGACTGGAGAAGGCATAACATCAATATGCTCGTAAAGCAGATCCATGATGCCCTGCAGGAAGTAAAGCCCAAGTTAAAATTCGGGATCAGCCCATTTGGCGTATGGCGGAATAAGGATTCCGATGCGGAGGGGTCCAAAACCTATGGCGCACTGGCCTCCTATGACGATCTTTTTGCCGATAGCCGGAAATGGGCGAAGGAGGGGTGGGTCGACTACATTGCGCCGCAATTGTATTTCTCCTCCGGTTTTGCCAGGGTTCCCTACCGTAACATGGTGGACTGGTGGATTGAAAATAGTTATGGACGGCATTTTTATGTAGGCTTGGGTGCTTACCGGGTAGGGTACAAAGAGAAGGATAAAACCTGGGCCAACCCTTCGGAGCTGCCGAACCAGATCAGATACCTCAGAGAGAATGAAAGCGACGGGGCTATTTTTTTTAGTTCCAGATCGTTAAAAAACAATAGCCTGGGTTTTGTTGATTCCCTGAGGACAGAACTTTTTCGTTATCCGGCCCTGGTTCCCACTATGCCCTGGAAGGACCGTATCGCACCGTTAAGTCCTAAAAATCTGAAGGCGACTCTCTTGCCACAGGGCCTTGAGCTCTTCTGGGAGAAACCAGACCCTGCCTCGGATGGAGAAAGTGCCTGGTATTATGTCATTTACCGCTTTGCCCCTGATGAAAAACCAACAGCTCACGACCCAAGGAATATCGTCGCTTTGTGTTACGAAGGAGAGCACTTTGTGGATGCAACCGTGCAGAACGGGAAAAGATATGTATACTACATCACTGCGGTGGACAGGCTGCATAACGAAGGAAGACCGGTTGGGCCACTGAAGGTTGAAATACAGGATCAAAAGGTGATCCGTTTCTGA
- a CDS encoding glycosyltransferase family protein yields MEPFVKTTKKNVLFEVAWEVCNQVGGIYTVIRTKVPAMVEKWEENYFLLGPYFEKKASSEFESITDLDDSPAGRIVRRMREMGYAVYYGYWLVTGKPRVILFDLDSVTKDLDGIKYNLWERNRIPTINVEHLVNQTLCFGEMVRIFLKEYAEENAKREEIFAQFHEWMASSGLPDLKKDNAKIAITFTTHATMLGRYLAQNVDGFYSKLPFFDWEQEARNYNIVAQASIERQAALNAHVLTTVSDVTARECEVFLGRMPDLVTPNGLNVVRFQAVHEFQNLHLKYKERIHEFVLGHFFPSYSFDLDKTLYFFTSGRYEYSNKGYDLTLEALARLNWKMVQAGMDMTVVMFIVTKQPYYSVNPDVLQSRAVLNELQETCTAIEKEVGEKLFLATASGADHKMPDLNNFVDEYWRLRLRRTIQSWKTEKLPAFVTHDLKEEDGITEFCRKANLVNNERDRVKIVYHPDFISSTNPLFGLDYGQFVRGCHLGVFPSYYEPWGYTPLECVVRGVPTVTSDLSGFGDYIMQIMRDYENRGIYVINRKSQTYSQAADQLADILFKFVKMQRRDRIMQRNRVENISDVFDWMNLRSYYDTAHDLAAKRKKP; encoded by the coding sequence TTGGAACCATTTGTCAAAACCACTAAAAAAAATGTCCTCTTTGAGGTTGCATGGGAAGTTTGCAACCAGGTAGGAGGAATTTACACTGTTATAAGGACCAAGGTGCCTGCAATGGTTGAAAAGTGGGAGGAAAATTACTTTTTACTTGGGCCCTACTTTGAGAAAAAAGCTTCATCAGAATTTGAATCAATAACAGACCTGGACGATTCTCCCGCCGGCCGTATCGTACGACGGATGCGAGAGATGGGCTATGCTGTTTATTATGGTTACTGGCTGGTTACCGGCAAACCCCGTGTGATACTTTTTGACCTGGACAGCGTTACCAAAGACCTGGACGGGATCAAGTACAACCTGTGGGAAAGAAACCGGATTCCCACCATTAACGTAGAGCATCTGGTTAATCAAACCTTGTGCTTTGGTGAAATGGTAAGGATTTTCCTGAAAGAATATGCCGAGGAAAATGCAAAGAGAGAAGAAATTTTCGCGCAGTTTCATGAGTGGATGGCCAGCAGCGGCCTGCCCGATCTGAAAAAAGATAACGCCAAAATTGCTATCACATTCACCACGCACGCCACCATGCTGGGCCGGTATCTGGCGCAGAATGTGGACGGATTTTACAGTAAGCTTCCTTTCTTTGACTGGGAGCAGGAAGCCCGCAATTACAATATCGTGGCCCAGGCTTCCATTGAAAGGCAGGCAGCACTTAACGCGCACGTACTCACTACGGTGAGCGACGTTACCGCAAGGGAATGTGAAGTGTTCCTGGGGCGCATGCCTGACCTGGTAACCCCTAACGGCCTGAACGTGGTCCGTTTTCAGGCAGTTCATGAATTTCAAAATCTGCATTTAAAATACAAGGAGCGGATTCATGAGTTTGTATTAGGGCACTTTTTTCCGAGTTATTCTTTTGATCTGGATAAAACCCTCTATTTCTTCACTTCCGGGCGTTATGAATATAGTAACAAAGGGTATGACCTTACCCTGGAAGCACTGGCGAGGCTAAACTGGAAAATGGTACAGGCAGGGATGGACATGACCGTGGTCATGTTCATCGTTACCAAGCAGCCCTATTATTCTGTGAATCCGGATGTACTGCAGTCCCGGGCGGTGCTCAATGAACTTCAGGAAACCTGCACGGCTATTGAAAAAGAGGTTGGCGAAAAATTGTTCCTGGCGACAGCTTCCGGTGCAGATCACAAAATGCCCGATCTTAATAATTTTGTAGATGAGTACTGGCGTCTGCGCCTTCGGCGTACCATCCAGAGCTGGAAAACGGAGAAACTCCCCGCCTTTGTCACTCACGACCTGAAGGAAGAAGACGGTATTACTGAATTCTGCCGGAAGGCCAATCTGGTGAATAATGAAAGGGATCGTGTTAAAATCGTTTATCACCCTGATTTTATCTCTTCCACTAATCCTCTTTTTGGTCTGGACTACGGCCAGTTTGTGCGGGGTTGCCATCTTGGCGTTTTCCCAAGTTATTATGAACCATGGGGTTACACCCCGCTCGAATGCGTCGTTCGCGGGGTACCTACCGTCACCAGCGACCTTTCGGGCTTTGGAGATTATATCATGCAGATCATGCGTGACTACGAAAACCGGGGCATTTATGTAATTAACCGCAAATCCCAGACCTACTCTCAGGCTGCGGACCAGTTGGCTGATATCCTTTTCAAATTTGTAAAAATGCAGCGCCGCGACCGTATCATGCAGCGGAACCGGGTGGAGAATATTTCTGATGTATTCGACTGGATGAACCTGCGCTCTTACTATGATACTGCGCACGATCTCGCCGCCAAGCGCAAAAAGCCCTGA
- the prmA gene encoding 50S ribosomal protein L11 methyltransferase, whose product MNYIEVDLQADSDFTEILMAELGEIGFESFVETDEGLLAYIQENDFSENRMNELIGKYQDLTTIAISWKSLERKNWNEEWEKSYEPIEVGDQVRVRATFHDPDPSFTYDLLIQPKMSFGTGHHETTWLVMNEQLSLPHQGLSVMDVGCGTGILTILAYKLGAVKMLGFDIDEWAVENTRENFEMNDLPEEAEVFMGTIKDVPASRMFGGILANINRNILLSEIPKYVKHLEPGGWLVTSGFYETDQRDIENCALENGLKKVRSNTRNQWATVVFEKL is encoded by the coding sequence ATGAATTACATAGAAGTTGATCTGCAGGCCGACTCCGATTTTACGGAAATATTAATGGCCGAACTGGGAGAAATCGGTTTTGAATCCTTTGTTGAAACAGATGAAGGGTTACTGGCTTACATCCAGGAAAATGATTTCAGCGAAAACCGTATGAACGAACTGATCGGTAAATACCAGGATCTGACGACAATAGCAATATCCTGGAAATCGTTAGAAAGAAAGAACTGGAACGAGGAATGGGAAAAAAGTTATGAACCCATTGAGGTAGGAGATCAGGTACGTGTCCGTGCAACTTTTCATGACCCGGACCCCTCTTTCACCTACGACCTTCTCATTCAGCCCAAAATGTCGTTTGGTACTGGGCACCACGAAACCACCTGGCTTGTCATGAATGAGCAGCTTAGCCTTCCTCATCAGGGGCTTAGCGTGATGGACGTTGGCTGTGGTACCGGAATCCTGACCATTCTGGCCTATAAGCTGGGTGCTGTAAAAATGCTTGGATTTGATATTGACGAATGGGCTGTGGAGAATACCAGGGAGAATTTCGAAATGAACGATCTGCCCGAAGAAGCAGAAGTTTTTATGGGAACCATTAAGGATGTACCGGCCTCACGGATGTTTGGCGGTATACTGGCCAACATCAATCGAAATATATTACTCAGCGAAATACCTAAATACGTAAAACATCTGGAGCCCGGCGGCTGGCTTGTGACCAGCGGATTTTACGAAACCGACCAGCGTGACATTGAAAATTGCGCTCTGGAAAACGGTTTGAAAAAAGTAAGGTCGAACACACGCAATCAATGGGCAACCGTTGTATTTGAGAAACTATAA
- the plsY gene encoding glycerol-3-phosphate 1-O-acyltransferase PlsY has protein sequence MSVALFIFTIVAAYLLGSIPSSVWYGIGYFGIDVRKYGSGNAGATNTFRVLGKRAGTVVMLIDVLKGWTATCLASLLFYMGTIGQTELLMYKILFGIIAIIGHIFPVFVGFKGGKGIATLLGMVLAIHPELALVCITIFLLTLIASQYVSLSSILATLAFPVLSWAGLFGHPEPLLIVFGFVMFLLVVLTHQKNIIRLVNGNENRVNLFSKSKSGRTHS, from the coding sequence ATGAGTGTTGCCTTATTTATATTTACAATTGTTGCCGCTTACTTGCTAGGCTCTATCCCAAGTTCAGTCTGGTACGGAATTGGTTACTTCGGTATTGATGTCAGAAAATACGGCAGCGGAAACGCAGGTGCAACCAATACCTTCAGGGTACTGGGCAAAAGAGCAGGTACAGTTGTGATGCTGATAGATGTACTGAAAGGCTGGACAGCAACCTGCCTTGCTTCTCTCCTGTTTTATATGGGGACCATCGGTCAAACCGAGCTTTTGATGTACAAGATCCTCTTCGGCATTATTGCGATTATTGGGCATATTTTCCCTGTTTTTGTTGGCTTTAAAGGCGGAAAAGGCATTGCCACGCTTTTAGGAATGGTACTGGCCATTCATCCTGAACTTGCCCTTGTTTGTATTACAATTTTCCTGCTGACGCTGATCGCTTCGCAATACGTTTCGTTAAGTTCGATACTGGCCACGCTGGCATTTCCGGTACTTTCCTGGGCAGGCCTTTTTGGACATCCTGAGCCGCTACTTATTGTTTTTGGGTTTGTTATGTTCCTGCTTGTGGTACTAACACATCAGAAAAATATAATAAGGCTGGTCAACGGAAATGAAAACCGTGTCAATCTGTTTTCTAAATCCAAATCAGGCAGGACTCATTCATAA